The genomic stretch CTGACTATGAAAGCCAGCTTTTACAGCTATTTCGATTTTCGACCTTTAATAAAATTTAAAACAAAAACGATCAAAGCGATGACAAGTAAGATATGAATGATACCGCCAGCTACTTTAAAAATAACACCTAATAACCAAAGTACGACTAATATTCCGATAATGGTCCAAAGCATGAGTTCGACATCCCTTCCATAAAATAAAAAAGTATAAGTATATGGTTTAGATTTCCCGAATACGCTTTGAATTAAACGGAAGTTGCTCCTAAATCATGATAGACGGTGAAAAAGCATTATTTACGGGTGGTTAAAGATAAATCTGGGGTGTTAAGAGACAACTTTCTGGTGTAACCACATACTTTTCAGGTGCTCATCACCTCTTTACGGGCGAACGTGTAATAAATATAAAAGCACGTACCGTGAAACGGCTGATTGAAAAACAGAAAAACCCCTTCTCAAAATGAGAAAGGGTTTCATAAGTTAAAATTAGGCTAAATTACTTTTTAATGATTGCTCTTCTTTTGCAGGTGTTGTTTTCACATCTTCGTTTACACGCTCGATGTCAGCACCTAATGCAGCCAATTTTCCAGTGAAATCAACGTATCCGCGGTCGATGTGCTTCAATTCAGTTACACGCGTGTAACCATCAGCGACAAGCCCAGCAAGTACCAAAGCTGCACCTGCGCGAAGGTCAGTTGAAGCAACCTCAGCACCTTGCAGATTTACAGGTCCGTTGATTACAGAAGAACGGCCTTCGATTTTAATATCACCATTCATGCGACGGAATTCTTCTACGTGCATGAAGCGGTTTTCGAATACAGTTTCCGTGATTACGCTTGTTCCGTTCGCACGAAGCAATAACGCCATCATCTGCGACTGAAGGTCAGTCGGGAAACCTGGGTGAGGCATTGTTTTGATATCAACAGGTTTAAGTTCACGAGGTCCACGAACACGAAGTCCGTTTCCTTCTTCTTGAATTTGTACACCCATCTCTTCCATTTTTGCGATTAAAGGACGTAGGTGTTCTGCGATAGCATTTTCAACTAAAACATCACCTTGTGTGATAGCGGCTGCTACCATATACGTACCCGCTTCGATACGGTCTGGAACAACTGTATGCTCAGCTCCAACAAGCTCTTCAGCTCCAACGATGCGGATCGTACCTGTTCCGGCACCGATTACTGTAGCACCCATTGCGTTCAAGTAGTTAGCTAGACACACGATTTCAGGTTCTTTTGCAGCGTTTTCGATGATCGTAGTACCTTCTGCAAGTGTTGCAGCCATCATGATGTTCTCAGTAGCTCCTACACTTGGGAAGTCTAAGTAAATCTTTGCACCTTGCAAGCGGCCATCAATTTTTGCTTCGATAAATCCGTTCCCAATCTTTACAGTTGCACCCATCGCTTCAAATCCTTTTAGATGCTGATCGATCGGACGAGATCCAATTGCGCATCCTCCTGGAAGTGCAATACGAGACAATCCAACGCGAGCAAGCAATGGTCCCATTACTAGGAATGATGCTCTCATTTTGCGGACATACTCAAATGGTGCTTCTGTTTTTAACTCGCTTGTAGCATCAACAGAAATTTCACCGTTTTCAAATGCTACATCAATATTTAAATAACGTAATACTTCGTTAATCGTAAACACATCAGCTAGACTCGGCACGTCTTTAATTGTGCTTTT from Bacillus sp. E(2018) encodes the following:
- a CDS encoding lmo0937 family membrane protein, which encodes MLWTIIGILVVLWLLGVIFKVAGGIIHILLVIALIVFVLNFIKGRKSK
- the murA gene encoding UDP-N-acetylglucosamine 1-carboxyvinyltransferase; the encoded protein is MEKIIVRGGRRLEGSVRVEGAKNAVLPVIAASILASKGKSTIKDVPSLADVFTINEVLRYLNIDVAFENGEISVDATSELKTEAPFEYVRKMRASFLVMGPLLARVGLSRIALPGGCAIGSRPIDQHLKGFEAMGATVKIGNGFIEAKIDGRLQGAKIYLDFPSVGATENIMMAATLAEGTTIIENAAKEPEIVCLANYLNAMGATVIGAGTGTIRIVGAEELVGAEHTVVPDRIEAGTYMVAAAITQGDVLVENAIAEHLRPLIAKMEEMGVQIQEEGNGLRVRGPRELKPVDIKTMPHPGFPTDLQSQMMALLLRANGTSVITETVFENRFMHVEEFRRMNGDIKIEGRSSVINGPVNLQGAEVASTDLRAGAALVLAGLVADGYTRVTELKHIDRGYVDFTGKLAALGADIERVNEDVKTTPAKEEQSLKSNLA